The Halorhabdus sp. BNX81 genome includes a region encoding these proteins:
- the pabB gene encoding aminodeoxychorismate synthase, component I encodes MTDPELVTDLATFRARAAGADSGDRVPVEARVTVTDPYEAYRRARRSTGGCVLETTGGTEGWSYFGVEPIEWLTVDPGEDTIGRLVDRLGEEHLHRAGTDVPYPCGAIGWLSYDIAREIEALPGSAERDRDLPRLQVAVYDTLVAWEEPAQAPVTLRVTACPTVDGDPDAAFERGRERALELAGRAIDGDPGVEEPSATGPVRFESDTGREAFTDRVERVKEYVHEGDTFQANISHRLAAPAAVHPVEAFQSLRIGNPAPYSALLEFPAADLVSASPELLLHREADRLVTEPIAGTRPRGRTADADAGLERELRDDEKERAEHAMLVDLERNDLGKVSEYGSVDVEEYRRVDRYSEVMHLVSLVEGQLRDDQDLADAIRAVFPGGTITGAPKPRTMAIIDELEATRRGPYTGSIGIFGFDDRATMNIVIRTLVRHGEQYHLRVGAGIVEDSVPDREYDETLDKARALVTAVDDALADGTDLSVVEPSRARGAGRLDAGEEGASGRPEEGEDG; translated from the coding sequence GACCGACCTGGCGACGTTCCGCGCACGTGCGGCCGGGGCGGATTCTGGCGACCGCGTCCCGGTCGAGGCTCGCGTCACGGTCACGGATCCCTACGAAGCCTACCGGCGCGCGCGCCGGTCGACCGGCGGCTGTGTGCTGGAAACTACCGGCGGCACCGAGGGCTGGAGTTACTTCGGGGTCGAGCCCATCGAGTGGCTGACTGTCGACCCGGGCGAGGACACGATCGGACGGCTCGTCGATCGACTCGGCGAGGAGCACCTTCATCGCGCCGGGACGGACGTTCCCTATCCGTGCGGTGCCATCGGGTGGCTCTCCTACGACATCGCCCGGGAGATCGAGGCGCTCCCCGGCTCGGCCGAGCGCGACCGGGACCTGCCACGCCTGCAGGTGGCCGTTTACGACACGCTGGTCGCCTGGGAGGAACCCGCCCAGGCTCCGGTGACGCTCCGCGTGACGGCGTGTCCGACGGTCGACGGCGATCCCGACGCGGCTTTCGAGCGTGGGCGCGAGCGCGCGCTGGAGCTGGCTGGCCGCGCCATCGACGGCGACCCCGGCGTCGAAGAGCCGTCGGCGACGGGGCCGGTTCGCTTCGAGAGCGACACCGGTCGGGAGGCCTTCACCGACCGCGTCGAACGCGTCAAGGAGTACGTTCACGAGGGCGACACCTTTCAGGCGAACATTTCCCACCGGTTGGCCGCGCCGGCGGCGGTCCACCCGGTCGAGGCCTTCCAGTCGCTCCGGATCGGCAACCCGGCCCCGTACTCGGCGCTGCTGGAATTCCCGGCCGCCGACCTGGTGAGTGCCAGTCCCGAACTCCTCCTCCATCGCGAGGCCGACCGGCTGGTCACCGAACCGATCGCGGGGACGCGGCCGCGCGGCCGAACGGCCGACGCCGATGCCGGGCTGGAGAGGGAACTCCGGGACGACGAGAAGGAACGCGCCGAACACGCGATGCTGGTCGACCTCGAACGCAACGACCTGGGCAAGGTCAGCGAGTACGGGAGCGTCGATGTCGAAGAGTACCGCCGGGTGGATCGCTACTCCGAGGTGATGCATCTCGTCTCGCTGGTCGAGGGGCAACTCAGGGACGATCAGGACCTGGCCGACGCGATCCGCGCGGTGTTCCCGGGCGGGACGATCACTGGCGCGCCCAAGCCACGGACGATGGCGATCATCGACGAACTCGAGGCCACTCGAAGAGGGCCCTACACGGGCAGCATCGGGATCTTCGGCTTCGACGACCGGGCGACGATGAACATCGTCATCCGGACGCTCGTCCGGCACGGCGAGCAGTACCACCTTCGCGTCGGCGCGGGGATCGTCGAGGACTCGGTGCCCGACCGGGAGTACGACGAGACCCTCGACAAGGCCCGGGCACTGGTGACCGCCGTCGACGACGCGCTCGCGGACGGGACGGACCTCTCGGTCGTCGAGCCCTCCCGCGCGAGAGGTGCCGGGCGACTGGACGCGGGCGAAGAGGGGGCGTCCGGGCGGCCGGAGGAGGGCGAGGATGGCTGA